ACCACTTATATATGTAGTTCAAGCTACTATATGAACGACAAGCCCCTCCTGTAGGTTTAGTTTTGGTAATGCCCACTCTTTTTGAAATCGGGCTTATCCCTATTTATCTGAAAAAAGATAAAATATTTTTGGTTTGGAGGTTTTTTGAGAGATATAGCAGTCAGTTTTGAACCTGAAAAGGTAGTGAAATTAGAAATAAATATCTTTGTTATATAAGAAATATAGGGAAAATGTGGGGAAGAAAACTTTACTAAAAAATAAAACCCACTGATTATAGTAGGTTTTATTTAAAATTAGCAGAGAGGAAGGGATTCGAACCCTCGATACAGTTACCCGCATACTACCTTTCCAGGGTAGCTCCTTCAACCACTCATGTTACCTTTACTTAAATGTACTCCTATTTATATGCCTTTTTCTTATATTTGTCCAACCCTATAATAAAATGGACATTGGACATTTATGTTCCTGTGTAATTATGTTATTAATTGTATATGTAAATCATGATTGAAACTAATAGTTATTCTGCTTTAAATCTCTTCAATTTTGAACATGAAGAACTGCAGATGAATTCATTGGATATAAGCTCTTTCCTCAGCATCAAAATGTAATTTTCATCAGTACAGAAGATGATCCAACTTCTACCAGTATTTCAATTAAGAAGCCTATTTCAAAGATCATTCAAGATACTGATAAAGATATTAGTCTATTAAATCATCTAAAGTTTATTTTTGAAGTAGACACCAACCTGACAAATCCTGATAACATTTTCAATGTACTAGCAAGAGATCTGAAAAGTAATCCAACAGATTTAATTGTAGTTGATGCTTTTACTGATATTTTTAGTGGTGATATTAATTCCAGTACAAAAGTAAGAGAGTTTTTAAACCAGTTTAGTAAAATAGCTAAAACATACAATTGTCTAATTCTCTTTCTTCATCATACAGGAAAGAAAGTTAGTAAATTTTCTGCTTCCAAAGATAATGTATTAGGCTCACAAGCATTTGAAGCTAAGATGAGAGTTGTACTTGAGTTAAAACCATTTCCAAATGATGAAAACCTAAGAACTCTGACCATTACCAAAGGTAATTATATCTCTTCTAAGCTAAAAAAATATTCTAAAATCCTTTCTTTTGATGAAGATACTCTATTGTTTTCTGACACTGGGAAGTTTACCAAAAGATAATGATGCTTCTTCTCATAAAGGAATAAGTGATATTAATAGTACTTTTGATAAGTTAAATAAAACTCTGAAAAACTTAGGTAAATAATGTATTACAACCATAATTTAAGAACTGATTTGCAAGAATGGAAAAATAGACTTGCCAGAGCTGAGTATGCTCAATTAGGAAATCAGCTTAACTACTTTGTTAACAATGTTGAAGGTAATAAAATATTACATGGATTTCTTTTAGGATTAATTAATCAATATAACTTTGATATAGAATATTTTGATGTGAAATTTAAAGACAGGGGTGGAGTATTTCATAATACTAGTTATAAAAATGATGCTGAACAGCCTGCTTTTTGTTATCAACTGCTTAAATATCTGCATCATTTATTAGGTAATTATAATATTCATCATACACATCTGTTTGGCAGCTATGATAGAGCTAAAAATATTATCATTGATGATATAGTAACTTCTATAGTCTATTTCTTTCATGATAAATTAGATAAGTCTAATTCAACCATCTATTTGCTTGAAAAGAATAAAAGAAGAGTTGAATGGTTTACAAAATCAAATCTTGCAAGCAAGTATAAGAATGCTCAAAAGGAATTTGAGGACATTCTGGAAGAAGATTTAAGATTGTTTTTATTTGACCAAGGAATAGACTATCCATTTTCTACCCCAAAATCAGCATCTGGAAGGACTGATATAGTTGGTGCATTAGATACAGAAGATCCTTTGATAATTGAAATCAAAATATTAGATAAAGATAAAGGGTATGGATTAAATAGAATAAAATCTGGCTTTCATCAGATTGTTAAATATACAGAAGATTATAGTAAAGATGTAGGCTATTTGGTACTATATAACTTTGATAAAATCAGATATGATTTCAGGTTTAATGAGAGTAATAGTATTTTCCCACCTAAGTTGGTCTTTAACAATAAGGTTTATTACTTTATAGTGATTGATATGTATGATGGTGAAACTGCCAGTAAACTGGGGGAAATCAAGAGAATAGAAATAACTGAAAATGATATAATCAAACCAGATTAATTGAATCAGATAATATAAATAAAACCATTCTTACTTAGGAATGGTTTTACGGGATTGCTTAAGTCTAAGTGTAAAGAATTTATTGAGTATTCAAAATGTTCCCATGTATCATAATTTGTGTACATAATAGTTTATTTCATAATTTGATGAGTAAATATAATATTTTACTTTATAAGTAAAAAATGGTTTTCCGTAAAGGGTAGTATTATTTAATTTTTTTGCGTAAGTCACTACTAAATTTTAAATAACTCAACTGATTCCTGTTCTGATTTTTTGATCACTGTCATGTGGTTCTCTCTACTGTCAACATCAGACTTATGTTTGAATAGATCAACTTCTCATGTCTTTTGTTGAGATTGATTTCTTTAGCTATGTGTATAAATAATCAAGATATAACACGTCAAGTTTTGGCGCATTCCAGATATAGCTTTGCTTTAGTAACATTAAAACAAAATATTAATTGCTAAAACACAGCTTATGAAGAAACTATTTGATGATGAGTGGAGTGATGATCTTTCTGAATTTAAGGTCATTTCCATAGAAGATTTAAACTAGGGATTTGTAGGAGATAAAAATGCTTTGGGTGACCATATAATCAATAAAGATAACTCCCCTGATTACAGAAGCCCATTCCATGACTACAGAAATACTCCTTTAGGCTATTCTTATCTTACAGATAATCCAGTATCTGTATTTGCTTCAACAGGAGTCAATGACAAAGGAGAAAAAGGATATGAGTATTATGCAGAAGTTCTTCCTAGTGAAACAGGTTCACAGGTATATGGAAGCTATCAGGCTAATGCAAGAAAGAAACAGGCTTTATTTCTGTTCTATGAAAAACCTAATCCTAACAAATCAAACTTTTCTGGTGATTTTTACATTGCCAAGATGGGAGATTACTTTGTACAGCTCTTCAAGAGATTTCCAGAACCATTACCCTCCAATGTAAATGGTCAGTTTTTCAGGAATATTACCTCTATGGAAGATGAAGCTGCCTACTTGACACAGCTAGCTTATACTTTTGAGAAGGATAAAATAGATGCTACCCTTGTCCATCAGGCTTTAATGAGAGAATATCAGTTTTATACAGGAGACAGAAGATTTGAAGAGATCATAGGAAATATTTCATCTATTCCTGCTGATGCTATTGGATGGTGTGCTGAACAATTAGAAGTCTTTAAGCCTACTGAGAAAAATTATAATCCTGAAGCTAAAGACTATTCTCCATTGGTTCCTATTATAGGTGGTATTACAGTTCCTGTTAATATAAATAAGGCTGCTCAATTCTTTGAGAACTTGGGAGACAATCCTTTTGTTCAAGGAGCTGAAGTTGCCTTTTCAAAGGTTTGGTCAATGGTAAAACAGGCAGCAAACAAAGTTAAAGAAGCTTCTATAGACCATCTTCCTGATGCTTTTAAAAAGCTGGTTAATAAGATTACAGGAGTCATTACTGATATTAAATCCTTTCTTACCAATATAACAGATGATCTTAGTGACATGGTAAAACAAGGGGTAGAGGTCCTTAAATTAGCTAATGCCTTCTATTGCGGTGTTAATAGTGGTCTAATTAGTCTTATACAATGTTTGCTTTATATTTTAGAGTTTCTTTTACAGCCTACAACAACTTTTTCTTATCAGCAGTATCTTGAAAGAAGAGACTTGATGGAAAAAGCAGAAGATGTATTGGATTGGGTAACAGAGAATGTTCCTAAGTTCTTGCAGGGAGTTAAAGACCTATTCAAAGCTAGTGGAAACATTTCTCAATCTGATATGGAAGGAATACTGGATAAGATGAAAGAATACTTTGGTGATGTTTCAAGATATACAGTAGCTTTCTATGCAGGTATTTTTGCCTTTGAGCTACTAATTAACATCCTGTTACTTATCTTTACAGAGGGCGCAGGTAATGTCGTAAAAGGAGCTACTTATGTACAAAAAGCAGCAAGTTTATTAAAGGTTCTGGCAAGAGAAACTGTTTCTGTGGCTACATTAGGAATTACAGATTTACTGGCTTTTCTTTCAAGATTTATTATTAGATTTGGAAAGGCTTGTGCTAAAGGGTTTAGAGGTTTTATCAAGTTTGTTGAAGAGTTACTGCAAGGCGCTAAAAATGGTGTTAAGGCTGAGGACTTAGCCATGACAGCAGAGGAAATTGAAGAAATTGTATTAAGAGGAAAAAAAGCTCAAAGCATTTTCAATATTCTTGCTAGTGCCAGAATAGGTTTTAAGAAGCTTGGTATTGAGATTCTGGCTAAAGCTGATGGTTATCTTTTGAAGTGGAAGGAAAAACCTATCTTCAAAGGTGATTTCAAAGAGGTCAATGCTTTCTGGAATAAGACTCTGAAACCAAAGTTAGGTACTGGAACAGGAGGAATTTTAAAATATCTTGAAGTCCTCTCCAGAAATATGGTTGCTCAAGAGCATAATATGTCCTGTGCTGCTGCATGTATTAGGCAATTAGCTAAAGATCATGGAATTGAACTAACTGAAAAAGTTATTAGGGAGTTTGCAAGAACTACTGAAGAAATGGGAACTTTTCCTGATGGAATTTTAGATGGACTGAAAAAGGTATTTAAAGATAAAGAAATTGAAGCTGGTATGTTTTATAATCCAAAAATTACTGATATTGATATGGCAAAGGCTATTTCAGAAGGTGGTAGCTGGATTACTATAGTTAGACCTAGTGGAAGCATTCCTCATGCTATTATCATAGATAAAATTCAAGATGGGAAAGTCTTCATTAGAGACCCTTGGCCTATTGAAGGTATTAACAAAGGGAAGGGAGTAGAAGCTGTTATTAATGAAGCAGAATTTGCCACTATTTGGGCTCAAGGAGGAAATTATGCATTTAAAGTAAAATAAGTATTATGCTAAAAGATATTAAAAACGAATTAGAGGAATTGGGGTATAATTCCAATGTAAGAATTATTGATAACAAAGAATGTCTTTACTCTTATATAGAAGGTAATTTAAATTCTGTTTTCTTTATTAAAGATGTTGATAAAAAACTAAAAATAGAATATTTCACTGGACAGATTCCTGTTGAAAAAGAATTTAAAACCATAGAAGAACTCATGAAGTTTGTAAGACAAGTTTTCCCTTTAGAAGGATAAATAAACCCTACTTAATTAACTTTATATGTATTAGAATTGAGTATTTAAGTAAAACCGAATATATCCAGTAATGTCTTATCCTCATTCTGAGTTTCACCTTTGTATTGCTTATAGATTTTCTCAGTATCAAAATCAGATTTTTGAAGCTGTAGAAATAAAAAAGCCTGATTAATTTCATTCTTAATCAGGCTTAGTTGAGAGTTGATGAACTTATTATGTTCATTAGGTGGATGTGCTTTCTGTTTGGTATTCTGCCAATGTGTTGGATTTATGAATAACCCTATGGCAAACTGTTTCCTTTGATCCTGGTATGTTATTCTGCAAAATAGAGGTGCTAAACCAACCTTATTAATTCTGCTTTTAGATATAACAAATAAGATATTTAACTTGTTTATCTCCATTACTTTTATAGTTTTTAACTTATTGATTATTATTGTTTTAATATGCAACCTCAAGAAATAATATGCAACCTTTTATACAACCTGTAAATGAGGTTTCACTTGATTAATGAGAACATAAGAAAAATTGTATTTAAGGATACAGAAGAGTATAACGGATCAGTCTCAAAAGTTGGGGGGAATGTTTAGTGGTTATATCTTTGTCTTATGCTAAGCGATTACAACCTTCTTAAATTTTTACTTCCAGAATTTCTAGTTGAACACTTTAATATCCTCAAAGCAGAAGAACATTCTGGTGAACTTCATATTTATTTTGAAGAAAAAAGCAGTATTCCTGAGGAATTTAAAGAAAGACTGCTGGAATCAAAAGGCTTTTTACCTGAAATTATTGTAGATGATTACCCGTTAAGGGGTAAAATCGTAAAGCTTCACGTGAAAAGAAGAAGATGGACCGATAAGTCTTCAGGAGAAATCCTTCAAAGAAACTGGCAGGTTGTAGCTAAGGGAACGCGCATGACAAATGAATTTGCCGTCTTCTTAAAAAAAATTAGCAGACACTAAAGCTCTCTCTATCAAAGTTATAGCAGGATTTTTTGGTATCAAGGGTAAGACCTTCCAGAGACAATACAAGAATAAACTCAGCGAATATCATAGCTGGGAACAAAAACCTCATGCAGAAGACTGGATCATTTATCCTGAAAATCTCTCAGCATCCCTATCCTTAGACGAAGTTGCTTTATCTGATGGAGAACTGTATACCGTTCTTACCTCCAAAAGAGCCAAAGGGAGAAAAGGAAGTATTGTTGCAATTATAAAAGGGACTCAGAGTGATTTTGTCATCGCGCATCTTTTAAAAATCAGCAGGAGACTTCGGATGAAGGTAAAGGAAATAACTTTGGATATGGCGGGCTCCATGAAGCGTATTGCTAAAAGATGCTTTCCTAATGCAGTATAGGTGATCGACCGCTTTCATGTTCAAAAGCTTGCTCTGGAAGCCCTTCAGGAAATCAGGATCAAACATCGTTGGGAAGCCCTTGAAATGGAAAATAAGACTCTTGAAGAAGCCTCTGAAGAGCAAATTTTAAAGACGGAAGTATTTGAAAATGGAGATTCCCGCAAACAGCTTCTGGCAAGAAGCAGGTATCTGCTTTACAAGAGCCGGGAAAAATGGACGCTGTCCCAGAGGCAAAGAGCTTCCATCCTTTTTGCTCAATATCCTGATCTGGAAAAAGCGTATGGATTAACGGATGGCCTTAGAAAGATCTATAATCAGCCTATTACAAAATCTGTGGCTATGACTAAACTTGCGCATTGGTTTAGAAAGGTTGAAGAAGCAGGTTTTAGATCTTTTTCCACCTTAAGAAAGACCATAATGCACCATTACAGAGATATTCTAAATTATTTTGATAAAAGAAGCACTAACGCAGCGGCTGAATCTTTCAATGCTAAAATTAAAAACTTCAGGATGCAGCTCAGAGGGGTGAAGGACAGATCGTTTTTTCTATTCAGATTAACCAAACTTTTTGCTTAGTCCCCAACTTTTGTACCTGATCCAGTATAACTACTTAAAAGTAATGAAGTTATAAAACAAAAAAGTCTCAAGTAAAAACTTAAGACTTTTTATTGCAGAGAGGAAGGGATTCGAACCCTCGATACAGTTACCCGTATACTACCTTTCCAGGGTAGCTCCTTCAACCACTCGGACACCTCTCTTTTTGAGATTGCAAAAATAGTGTATTTTCTTTAATATCCAAATTATTATTGCAATTAATCAGTAATTTCTCCACAAAGGCTTCTTGTAAAGTTATCAGCGAAGCTTCCTGAGTAGCTTGGATTGCCTATAAGGTGCATCGCTTTGGTAATCGCTGTTTCTGCAGTCATATCTCTTCCGCTGATAGCACCTATTCTGGAGAAAATATTACTGTTTTCATACTTTCCAAATGAGATGCCTCCTGATATACATTGGCTTACTACTACAATTTCAGTTCCGTTATTTCTGATTTCCTGAAGGGTTTCCTGAGTTTTTTCACTACTAAAAATGGTTCCCGAACCAAAAACCTGCAGAATAAGGACCTTCATTTTGGGGATTTCTTTGAAGTGGCTCAGGTGCATCCCCGGAAAAATTCTCCAGAATAAAATATCTTCAGAAATATATTCATCCACATGAAATTCTATTCTCGGATCACAACGGAATAAGTTGTCTTTAAGAATATTTAAATGAACCCCCGACTGTCCCAATATAGGATAATTCGGACTAGAATAGGCATCAAAATACTCAGCAGAATATTTCAGCGTTCTGTTTCCTCTTAATAATTTGTACTCAAAATAAATCGCAACTTCCTGAATAACTGCTTCGTCATTCTCATAAAGACTGGCATAATAAAGGCTTGTCAGAAGGTTTTCCTTGGCGTCAGTTCTCAGATCTCCAATAGGAAGCTGAGAACCGGTCATGATGACAGGCTTTCTCAATCCTTTTAACATGAAGCTTAGTGCAGATGCGGTATAAGACATCGTATCCGTTCCGTGAAGAATCAGGAAACCATCGTAATCATTGTAATTTTTAAGAATATAATTGGCGATAATCCTCCATTCTTCAGGCCCCATATCTGAAGAGTCCAGCGGTTTAGCAAAAGGATGAACGAAAACCTCACATTCCATGAGCTTCATTTCAGGCATCTTTTCAAATATATTTCCAAAATCAAAGGCACGGAGACTTCCGGTTTCGTAATCTTTTTCCATTCCGATGGTTCCACCGGTGTAGATGAGCAGGACTTTTCGCTTCATGTATTATTTTTAAGTAAGAATTGGAGCCTAATCAAGGTTCATAGCCCAAAATTACGTTAATTTGCAAAGATTTGAAAATGAATGAAAGATTTAGCACAAACTTTTGAGTATTTAAAACAATTTTTAACAGAAGAAAGACTTGCGAAAATTGAACATTTCTCCCAGGAAAGCTCAGATTTTGTTCTTCCGGTAGTAGAAGATGTTTATCAGTTTCGAAATGCAGCAGCCATTGTACGCTCTGTAGAAGCTTGTGGTTTTCATAAAGTGGTGGCGTTACAGGAGGAGTATAGTTTTGAACCTAATCTTCGGGTAACCAAAGGAGCTGATACCTGGGTTGAGGTAGAAAAACTTCCCCGTAGTATGGAATCTTTTCAGAAGATTAAAGATAGAGGGTACAAAATTGTTGCAGTTTCCCTGGAAAACAACGCTAAAATGCTGCCCGAGTATGAAATTACCGAACCTATTGCTTTAGTTTTCGGAACAGAGATGGAAGGTGTCTCTCAGGAAATTCTGGATTTTGCAGATGAGACCCTGGCGATTCCCATGTATGGTTTTACAAGAAGCTTTAATGTTTCTGTAGCCGCTTCAATTTGTATGTATGAATTGAAACAAAAGCTTATAAAATCTGATATTGATTATAAATTAGATAAAGAAAAGCTTTTAAGAATGAAAATTCTATGGGCGGTAAATTCCATAAGAAGCGGCCAGCAGATCTTTGAAAAATATCTCAGAGAGAATAATATAAAGATGTAATGGTTCGGTCTTTAATATGATGACGAACTTATCATGATAAAAACTTTCTTTATCAAAAATATAAAAGAAAATATTGAAAAATAAATGGGAAATTAATAGATATTAATTTCCCATTTATTTTGACTTTGATCTAATCTGTATTACCCCAGAAGCTCCATTCGGTGCCGTTATAAAAACAGACCAGTTTAGCTGTAGGATCATAGCACATCATTCCTGCTGCCGGAGATTTTACATTGAACGCCGGATTTATTACTTTTGGAAGAATTAATGCTTTGTCGGTTGATTCCAATATCAAAACGCCTCTTGCAGAGGAATCCGGCGCTCCCATAATTACTCCTTTGGATCTGTTCTGTTCTGAGCCCGGCAACAGTGCTTTTGATACTCCGGCCGCGTTAGTTAGATCTATCCAGCTACTGCCGTTATGAAACTTTACTTTAGACGCGGCTCCGTCGAATACAAATGTCCCTCCGGAAGTTCCAGACATTGCAGCGGCATTTTGTACCTGAGGAAGAATAATCCCTTTTGTAGTTCCGGATGGAAAATCAAGAAGTCCGCTGCCATCTATTGTACTCTTCTCAATGCCAATCTGAGCACTTACGGCCGTTGATAATGCTAACGCTAATATGTTCAATTTATAGTTCATGATTAATTACAGGTTTGGTTAATACAGTACCACTTGGTTCCATTATACACTTTCAGACATACATCATCAGTATCAAAAACAATCATTCCGTCCACCGGATTTTTAATCGATGCTTCAGGATCAGGTATTCTCGTGATCACCATACCTTTATCATTGGATTCAAGAGCTATAAAACCATTGTTAACATCCGCAGGCCAGTTGGGGCTGCTATGTACTTCCCTTGTTGATATACCGATCTTTGTGATTTCAGGAGTTCCAGTTGCGCCAGCTTTATAACACGGGCATGCAAAAGATTTCACAACATTGGAATAAAGAGTACATCCACCGGGAACATTCACAATCACATTGTATTCTGCGGCTGAAGTATCTGCCAAAGGAATCGCGTACGTATTAGAAGTGGCACCGGAAACAGGGCTGTTGTTTTTGTACCATTGATAGTTTCCTAATCCTGATGTAACCGATAAG
This genomic window from Chryseobacterium sp. MEBOG06 contains:
- a CDS encoding AAA family ATPase, with the protein product MGYKLFPQHQNVIFISTEDDPTSTSISIKKPISKIIQDTDKDISLLNHLKFIFEVDTNLTNPDNIFNVLARDLKSNPTDLIVVDAFTDIFSGDINSSTKVREFLNQFSKIAKTYNCLILFLHHTGKKVSKFSASKDNVLGSQAFEAKMRVVLELKPFPNDENLRTLTITKGNYISSKLKKYSKILSFDEDTLLFSDTGKFTKR
- a CDS encoding cysteine peptidase family C39 domain-containing protein, with product MGDHIINKDNSPDYRSPFHDYRNTPLGYSYLTDNPVSVFASTGVNDKGEKGYEYYAEVLPSETGSQVYGSYQANARKKQALFLFYEKPNPNKSNFSGDFYIAKMGDYFVQLFKRFPEPLPSNVNGQFFRNITSMEDEAAYLTQLAYTFEKDKIDATLVHQALMREYQFYTGDRRFEEIIGNISSIPADAIGWCAEQLEVFKPTEKNYNPEAKDYSPLVPIIGGITVPVNINKAAQFFENLGDNPFVQGAEVAFSKVWSMVKQAANKVKEASIDHLPDAFKKLVNKITGVITDIKSFLTNITDDLSDMVKQGVEVLKLANAFYCGVNSGLISLIQCLLYILEFLLQPTTTFSYQQYLERRDLMEKAEDVLDWVTENVPKFLQGVKDLFKASGNISQSDMEGILDKMKEYFGDVSRYTVAFYAGIFAFELLINILLLIFTEGAGNVVKGATYVQKAASLLKVLARETVSVATLGITDLLAFLSRFIIRFGKACAKGFRGFIKFVEELLQGAKNGVKAEDLAMTAEEIEEIVLRGKKAQSIFNILASARIGFKKLGIEILAKADGYLLKWKEKPIFKGDFKEVNAFWNKTLKPKLGTGTGGILKYLEVLSRNMVAQEHNMSCAAACIRQLAKDHGIELTEKVIREFARTTEEMGTFPDGILDGLKKVFKDKEIEAGMFYNPKITDIDMAKAISEGGSWITIVRPSGSIPHAIIIDKIQDGKVFIRDPWPIEGINKGKGVEAVINEAEFATIWAQGGNYAFKVK
- a CDS encoding Arm DNA-binding domain-containing protein, which encodes MEINKLNILFVISKSRINKVGLAPLFCRITYQDQRKQFAIGLFINPTHWQNTKQKAHPPNEHNKFINSQLSLIKNEINQAFLFLQLQKSDFDTEKIYKQYKGETQNEDKTLLDIFGFT
- a CDS encoding transposase — protein: MLSDYNLLKFLLPEFLVEHFNILKAEEHSGELHIYFEEKSSIPEEFKERLLESKGFLPEIIVDDYPLRGKIVKLHVKRRRWTDKSSGEILQRNWQVVAKGTRMTNEFAVFLKKISRH
- a CDS encoding asparaginase; the protein is MKRKVLLIYTGGTIGMEKDYETGSLRAFDFGNIFEKMPEMKLMECEVFVHPFAKPLDSSDMGPEEWRIIANYILKNYNDYDGFLILHGTDTMSYTASALSFMLKGLRKPVIMTGSQLPIGDLRTDAKENLLTSLYYASLYENDEAVIQEVAIYFEYKLLRGNRTLKYSAEYFDAYSSPNYPILGQSGVHLNILKDNLFRCDPRIEFHVDEYISEDILFWRIFPGMHLSHFKEIPKMKVLILQVFGSGTIFSSEKTQETLQEIRNNGTEIVVVSQCISGGISFGKYENSNIFSRIGAISGRDMTAETAITKAMHLIGNPSYSGSFADNFTRSLCGEITD
- a CDS encoding TrmH family RNA methyltransferase gives rise to the protein MKDLAQTFEYLKQFLTEERLAKIEHFSQESSDFVLPVVEDVYQFRNAAAIVRSVEACGFHKVVALQEEYSFEPNLRVTKGADTWVEVEKLPRSMESFQKIKDRGYKIVAVSLENNAKMLPEYEITEPIALVFGTEMEGVSQEILDFADETLAIPMYGFTRSFNVSVAASICMYELKQKLIKSDIDYKLDKEKLLRMKILWAVNSIRSGQQIFEKYLRENNIKM